Proteins from one Prinia subflava isolate CZ2003 ecotype Zambia chromosome 4, Cam_Psub_1.2, whole genome shotgun sequence genomic window:
- the LOC134549273 gene encoding uncharacterized protein LOC134549273 — protein MGDGGVLLTALVLLLAAVAVCWAIGHWQPRRRHTRTAATRSKRSRVRPRGSRRKRGAPAAPRSCGPRATSHKRPRAPASPTRGACSCRRCTAVARELQELMLLLWAGTGTRVPLYAGMWQALWEGLEELGKRGHLPCCGSFRSSTSLRPRKRLLPARLSIPGSASTPARMAQQRRPAIHAGGAGCQRPSILPGASAISDSLHPSQRLSETCRPAEGAEPMHRSPSSLGLTDFKGTTPSLDVARESPEVQMGAQPEAGELQETCRPAEAGNSPSLVVEPILETPRSLLHPQEAAAPRLSTTSKAFPPLRPARAQPCRWPAPGLPGGGRCPAHSRKQVRAAGPAAARPASLAGARGVPGRKADGSLLAAGRKKELQELYQLGPQLGSGGFGTVFSGVRLSDGRPVAVKRVARESVLQWPDGTCVPMEIALMEKVGSGCRFIIQLLDWFELVMERPERSRDLLQLLREHGFLSEDKARWLFCQVLCAVQHCTACGVLHRDIKPENLLVDPACGDLKLIDFGCGTFLQERAFTRFAGTQAYSPPELVAMGCYRGDSATVWSLGVLLYAMVCGSLPFKDNRAIVLGQLFFGPQVSPGWYPASSGRLWQTAARSPARPSRSSAAPALKGRPQAGGGPCRRAPCGTRRLKEGAVSRRAALPHRAPAALWARRGSEHTQHGPGPAGVGGRRARAFYK, from the exons ATGGGTGACGGTGGTGTCCTGCTCACCgcacttgtcctgctgctggccgccGTGGCTGTCTGCTGGGCCATCGGCCACTGGCAACCACGGCGGCGGCACACACGGACAGCAGCGACGAGGAGCAAGCGCTCCCGCGTCCGGCCCAGAGGCTCTCGGAGGAAGCGAGGAGCCCCCGCGGCTCCCAGGTCCTGCGGGCCTCGGGCCACCTCTCACAAGCGGCCACGCGCTCCCGCCAGCCCCACGCGCGGCGCCTGCAGCTGCCGCCGCTGCACGGCAGTGGCCCGCGAGCTGCAGgaactgatgctgctgctctgggctggcactgggacacgtGTGCCGCTCTACGCGGGGATGTGGCAGGCGCTGTGGGAAggactggaggagctggggaagcgaggccacctgccctgctgcgGCTCCTTCAGATCCTCCACAAGCCTCCGTCCCCGcaagaggctgctcccagcaagactctccatccctgggagcgccTCAACCCCTGCAAGGATGGCACAGCAGCGGAGACCCGCCATCCACGCAGGAGGTGCAGGCTGTCAGAGAccctccatcctgccaggagcctctgCTATCTCTGACAGCCTCCATCCCTCGCAGAGGCTCAGTGAGACCTGTCGgcctgcagaaggtgcagagcccatgcacaggtctcccagctcccttgggcTCACGGACTTCAAGGGCACAACCCCGAGCCTTGACGTGGCCAGGGAGAGCCCTGAAGTCCAGATGGGAGCCCAGCCTGAGGCAGGGGAGCTCCAAGAGACCTGTCGgcctgcagaag ctggcaacagccccagcctggtggtggaGCCGATCCTTGAGACACCAAGGAgtctcctccatccccaggaAGCTGCCGCACCACGGCTCTCGACTACCTCGAAGGCCTTC CCGCCTCTGCGCCCTGCCCGGGCCCAGCCGTGCCGCtggccagccccggggctgccgggcgggGGCCGCTGCCCGGCGCACAGCAGGAAGCAGGTCAGAGCAGCGGGGCCCGCGGCGGCTCGGCCCGCTTCACTTGCGGGCGCTCGGGGGGTTCCTGGGCGCAAGGCTGACGGCTCGCTCTTGGCCGCAGGGCgaaagaaggagctgcaggagctctacCAGCTGGGCCCGCAGCTGGGCAGCGGCGGCTTCGGCACCGTTTTCTCGGGCGTCCGCCTCTCGGACGGGAGGCCG GTGGCCGTCAAACGCGTGGCCCGGGAGAGCGTCCTGCAGTGG cccgACGGCACCTGCGTTCCGATGGAGATCGCGCTCATGGAGAAGGTGGGCTCCGGCTGCCGCTTCATCATCCAGCTGCTGGACTGGTTTGAGCTGGTGATGGAGCGTCCGGAGCGGTCGCGggatctcctgcagctcctgcgggAGCACGGGTTCCTGAGCGAGGACAAGGCGCGCTGGCTCTTCTGCCAGGTGCTGTGCGCCGTGCAGCACTGCACCGCCTGCGGCGTCCTGCACCGGGACATCAAGCCGGAGAACCTCCTCGTGGACCCGGCATGCGGAGATCTGAAGCTGATTGACTTCGGCTGCGGCACCTTCCTCCAGGAGCGAGCCTTCACGCGATTTGCCG GAACACAGGCGTACAGCCCGCCCGAGTTGGTCGCCATGGGCTGCTACCGCGGCGATTCGGCCACCGTGTGGTCCCTGGGCGTGCTGCTGTACGCAATGGTGTGCGGGAGCCTCCCCTTCAAGGACAACCGCGCCAtcgtgctggggcagctcttcTTCGGGCCGCAGGTCTCTCCAGGTTGGTACCCGGCCTCAAGCGGGCGGCTTTGGCAGACGGCAGCGCGCAGCCCGGCGCGGCCCTCCCGCAGCTCCGCGGCCCCTGCCCTCAAGGGCCGGCCGCAGGCAGGAGGCGGCCCGTGCCGCCGGGCTCCGTGTGGCACACGCCGCCTGAAGGAGGGGGCCGTGTCCCGCCGGGCCGCCCTCCCGCACCGGGCACCGGCGGCGCTCTGGGCCCGGCGCGGCTCTGAGCACACGCAGCacggcccgggccccgcgggcgTCGGGGGGCGCCGGGCACGAGCCTTCTACAAGTGA